One stretch of Gammaproteobacteria bacterium DNA includes these proteins:
- the ftsL gene encoding cell division protein FtsL gives MAIRIVVFLLLLAVLSSAIGVVYTQHQSRKLFVELEQQRKEQDKLEIEWGRLQLEQGTLATPWRIESTAAKRLDMALPGENEVVIVRP, from the coding sequence ATGGCGATACGTATCGTGGTTTTTTTGCTGCTATTGGCTGTGTTGTCGAGTGCCATTGGTGTGGTCTATACCCAGCACCAGAGTCGCAAGCTATTTGTTGAGCTGGAGCAGCAGCGCAAAGAGCAGGACAAATTGGAGATTGAATGGGGACGGTTGCAGCTTGAACAGGGCACGCTGGCAACACCGTGGCGTATTGAAAGTACAGCGGCGAAGCGCTTAGATATGGCGCTTCCCGGTGAAAACGAGGTTGTAATAGTAAGGCCGTGA
- a CDS encoding penicillin-binding protein 2, with product MTDQVHQDNYPLRQGFALLLLGSVMVLLLIRGAYLHVVEGDFLQGEGDARYLRNIEIGATRGMILDRNGEPLAISTPVDSVWLNPQKLSQNRAEWRALGQLLKVDVEKALKGRMGRGFVYLRRQIDPDLGRRVMALNISGVHLQREYKRYYPTGEVSAHLVGFTNVDDQGQEGMELVYDEWLRGEYGEKQIIRDLRGRIVEDVKSIRSPVAGENLTLTIDKRLQYLAYRELKRAIQHHDALAGSAVLMDVKTGEVLALVNQPAFNPNNRAELRSNLYRNRAVTDLVEPGSILKPFTVAAALESGAVSSDIMIDTRPGYLRVGSHTVKDFRNYGVLDLTTLIQKSSNVGAAKLAQATEPEALWQVLSDVGFGELPGTGFPGERAGRLPHYIDWNEARRVTLSYGYGLSASPLQIAQSYTALANDGKLVPARFVHHESLPGQARQAAFSADVARQVRTMMERVVEAGGTGQKGAIAGYRVAAKTGTVRKVGATGYMEDRYLALYAGLAPASDPRLVMVVVVDEPQGDEYYGGAVAAPVFSAVMAGALRLLNIAPDNISVENRHQAAQGVH from the coding sequence GTGACAGACCAGGTGCATCAAGATAACTATCCCCTTAGGCAAGGATTTGCCCTGTTATTGCTGGGTTCTGTGATGGTCTTGCTGCTTATTCGCGGGGCTTACCTGCATGTGGTTGAGGGTGATTTTCTACAGGGTGAGGGTGATGCCCGGTACCTGAGAAATATCGAAATTGGTGCAACACGCGGGATGATTCTTGACCGTAACGGTGAGCCGCTGGCCATCAGTACGCCCGTTGACTCTGTATGGCTTAACCCTCAGAAACTGAGCCAGAATCGCGCTGAATGGCGGGCGCTGGGCCAGCTGTTAAAGGTGGATGTGGAGAAGGCCTTAAAGGGGCGTATGGGGCGTGGTTTTGTCTATCTTCGCCGACAGATTGATCCTGACCTTGGTAGGCGTGTTATGGCATTGAATATCAGCGGCGTGCATCTTCAGCGTGAATATAAACGTTACTACCCTACGGGCGAAGTTTCTGCGCATCTGGTTGGTTTTACCAATGTCGATGACCAAGGGCAAGAGGGAATGGAACTGGTCTACGATGAGTGGTTGCGCGGAGAGTATGGCGAAAAACAGATTATTCGCGACCTGCGTGGGCGGATTGTTGAGGATGTGAAAAGTATTCGCTCGCCGGTAGCGGGTGAAAATTTGACCTTGACCATTGATAAGCGTTTGCAGTATCTCGCCTATCGCGAGTTGAAGAGGGCTATCCAGCACCATGATGCTTTGGCGGGTTCTGCGGTGTTGATGGATGTTAAAACGGGTGAGGTGTTGGCACTGGTGAATCAGCCCGCATTTAACCCGAATAATCGTGCCGAATTGCGCAGTAACCTCTATCGCAACCGGGCGGTGACTGATTTGGTGGAGCCTGGATCAATATTAAAACCTTTCACCGTGGCCGCCGCTCTTGAGTCAGGCGCAGTGAGCAGCGATATCATGATTGACACCCGGCCCGGTTATCTGCGGGTGGGGAGCCACACGGTGAAGGACTTTCGTAATTATGGTGTGCTCGATCTGACCACGCTGATTCAAAAGTCTAGCAACGTGGGGGCGGCCAAGCTGGCACAGGCAACTGAGCCAGAGGCGCTGTGGCAGGTGCTGTCAGATGTGGGTTTTGGTGAGCTGCCCGGTACAGGTTTTCCGGGTGAGCGCGCGGGTCGGTTGCCTCACTATATTGATTGGAATGAGGCGCGGCGAGTGACGCTCTCTTATGGCTATGGCCTCTCTGCATCACCATTGCAAATTGCACAGTCTTACACTGCATTAGCCAATGATGGCAAGCTGGTTCCCGCTCGCTTTGTACACCATGAGAGTCTACCGGGCCAAGCGCGCCAGGCTGCTTTTTCTGCGGATGTGGCGCGCCAAGTTCGCACCATGATGGAGCGTGTTGTAGAGGCGGGTGGTACCGGCCAAAAAGGGGCCATTGCCGGTTATCGGGTTGCGGCTAAAACCGGCACAGTGAGAAAAGTGGGCGCAACGGGTTATATGGAAGATCGCTATTTAGCGCTCTACGCCGGTTTGGCTCCCGCAAGTGATCCACGACTGGTGATGGTGGTCGTGGTTGATGAGCCGCAGGGTGATGAGTATTACGGCGGCGCGGTGGCGGCACCGGTTTTTAGTGCCGTGATGGCGGGTGCGCTGCGCTTGCTGAATATAGCGCCCGATAATATATCGGTTGAAAATCGACATCAGGCAGCACAGGGGGTGCACTGA
- the rsmH gene encoding 16S rRNA (cytosine(1402)-N(4))-methyltransferase RsmH → MAEHTHYPVLLHEAVESLNIQPDGIYIDGTFGRGGHSAEILKALGSDGRLIGFDKDDQAVAAAEARFGSDSRFTMVKGSFASMGEWAAESGVAGRVKGIFLDLGVSSPQIDDAGRGFSFRMDGPLDMRMASTGLSAAEWIADVERQPLADVIREYGEERFAWKIAGAIIAARDAAPIETTEQLANIIRAASPTREHRIDAATRSFQGIRIHINRELDDLKDCLEDIFEVLAVGGRLSVISFHSLEDRIVKQFIRTHSAADVYPRGLPVREDEMRKPPLRAIGKAVRASKQEIAENVRSRSAIMRCAEKQ, encoded by the coding sequence ATGGCTGAGCACACTCACTATCCTGTTTTGCTTCATGAGGCGGTTGAATCACTTAATATTCAGCCGGACGGAATCTATATCGATGGTACTTTTGGTCGTGGTGGGCATTCGGCTGAAATTCTGAAGGCGCTGGGAAGTGACGGGCGCTTAATTGGATTTGATAAGGATGATCAGGCGGTTGCGGCGGCTGAGGCGCGTTTTGGTAGTGATTCACGATTTACCATGGTCAAGGGCAGCTTTGCCTCCATGGGCGAGTGGGCGGCTGAGAGCGGAGTGGCGGGTCGTGTAAAGGGTATTTTTCTCGACTTGGGTGTTTCGTCACCACAGATTGATGATGCAGGTCGTGGTTTTAGCTTTCGTATGGATGGCCCTCTGGATATGCGCATGGCTTCGACGGGGTTGAGTGCAGCGGAGTGGATTGCTGATGTGGAGCGCCAGCCGCTGGCGGATGTTATTCGCGAGTATGGAGAGGAGCGTTTTGCCTGGAAAATTGCCGGAGCGATTATTGCGGCACGGGATGCAGCGCCTATTGAAACCACTGAGCAGCTGGCGAATATTATTCGTGCTGCCAGCCCGACCCGTGAGCACCGCATTGATGCGGCAACACGGAGCTTTCAGGGGATTCGTATCCATATTAATCGTGAGCTGGATGACCTGAAAGATTGCCTAGAAGATATATTCGAAGTGCTGGCAGTGGGTGGTCGTTTGAGTGTGATCAGCTTTCACTCCTTAGAAGATCGCATCGTCAAACAGTTTATTCGAACCCATTCGGCAGCGGATGTTTATCCGCGTGGGCTGCCAGTGCGGGAGGATGAAATGCGTAAGCCACCCCTACGAGCGATCGGTAAGGCGGTAAGGGCGAGTAAACAAGAGATTGCGGAAAATGTGCGCTCGCGCAGTGCCATTATGCGGTGTGCAGAGAAACAGTAA
- a CDS encoding UDP-N-acetylmuramoyl-L-alanyl-D-glutamate--2,6-diaminopimelate ligase — protein sequence MKSKTKKLPRLSLILNGIVDLPQQQDCEVFGITSNSKEVSAGTLFVALSGIRHHGADFIPEAIAAGAVAVLCEQTDTLGDLSTYAVPVIIIDDLSHQLGWIASSFYGHPSRAMTMVGVTGTNGKTTCTQLLAQVLSNQSPCGVIGTLGYGLYGQLVHGGYTTPNAIEVHRILADLHGAGATHVVMEVSSHGLDQGRVEGVVFDIALFTNLSRDHLDYHGDMQRYGRAKQRLFVMPGLKYAVINTDDAFGRALLRDLTGYIGLSAYSLELTSGLPENPLISASELKLTRSGLQMSVRDPSGSVTIKSSLLGRFNAANLLAIYGVLLWLGLPRNLIAARLAKCVAVPGRMECFTQSGLPLVVVDYAHTPDALEQALEALREHCDGKLWCLFGCGGERDSGKRSLMGAIAECHADKVILTNDNPRDEDAARIIVDILGGVTQQERVKVIADRAEAIDYAIANASVDDVILIAGKGHEDYQIVAGETVAFSDSQQVIEQLAARREQA from the coding sequence ATGAAGTCAAAAACGAAAAAACTGCCCCGTTTGAGTCTGATTTTGAATGGCATTGTTGATCTGCCTCAACAGCAGGACTGCGAAGTTTTTGGGATTACCTCAAACAGCAAAGAGGTATCCGCCGGTACTCTTTTTGTTGCGTTGTCAGGTATTCGTCACCACGGAGCTGACTTTATTCCCGAGGCGATTGCCGCCGGTGCGGTGGCGGTACTGTGTGAGCAGACGGATACTCTGGGTGATCTGTCAACCTACGCAGTGCCAGTGATCATCATTGATGATTTGAGCCACCAGCTAGGGTGGATCGCCTCCAGTTTTTACGGCCACCCGTCACGCGCCATGACCATGGTCGGTGTGACGGGTACTAATGGTAAAACCACCTGTACCCAGTTATTGGCCCAGGTGTTGAGTAACCAGAGCCCTTGCGGGGTGATAGGCACCCTTGGCTATGGTTTATATGGGCAGCTGGTTCACGGTGGATATACCACACCCAACGCCATTGAAGTACATAGAATATTGGCTGATCTGCATGGTGCGGGTGCAACACATGTGGTGATGGAGGTCTCATCCCATGGCCTGGACCAGGGGCGGGTTGAGGGTGTTGTTTTTGATATTGCGCTCTTTACCAATTTGAGTCGTGATCACCTCGATTATCACGGTGATATGCAGCGTTATGGCAGAGCAAAGCAGCGACTGTTTGTGATGCCTGGATTGAAATACGCCGTCATCAATACCGATGATGCATTCGGGCGTGCGCTGCTGCGCGATCTGACAGGGTATATCGGCTTGAGCGCCTACAGTTTGGAATTAACCAGTGGACTGCCTGAGAATCCGTTGATTTCAGCTTCTGAGTTAAAGCTAACGCGAAGTGGATTGCAGATGTCGGTGCGCGACCCGAGTGGCAGCGTCACGATTAAATCGTCACTATTGGGGCGTTTTAACGCGGCCAATTTATTGGCGATTTACGGAGTTTTGTTATGGCTTGGACTGCCGCGTAACCTGATTGCAGCGCGCTTGGCCAAGTGTGTTGCGGTACCCGGTCGCATGGAGTGCTTTACGCAGTCGGGTCTGCCGCTGGTGGTGGTGGATTATGCCCACACACCAGATGCTTTGGAACAGGCGCTGGAAGCACTCCGTGAGCACTGTGATGGAAAGCTGTGGTGTCTGTTTGGTTGTGGTGGTGAGCGGGATAGTGGCAAACGATCACTGATGGGAGCCATTGCAGAGTGCCACGCTGACAAGGTTATTCTCACAAATGATAACCCGCGTGATGAAGATGCGGCACGGATTATTGTCGATATTTTGGGGGGAGTTACACAGCAAGAGCGGGTTAAAGTGATTGCTGACCGGGCAGAGGCAATTGACTATGCCATTGCCAACGCCTCAGTAGATGACGTGATTTTGATTGCAGGAAAAGGGCATGAAGATTACCAGATCGTGGCGGGCGAAACGGTGGCGTTTAGTGATAGCCAGCAGGTGATAGAGCAGCTGGCTGCACGGCGGGAGCAGGCGTGA
- the mraZ gene encoding division/cell wall cluster transcriptional repressor MraZ: MLRGVNTINLDAKGRMAMPSRYREQLQESCERQLVVTVDRERHLLLYPLPEWERVERKLLELPTFDPKARRLQRLIMGHATDCEMDGSGRILLPSPLREFAAIEKKIVMIGQGNKFEIWDEGRWNALCSSYLEEDDDESINLASWGGLSL, encoded by the coding sequence TTGTTACGAGGCGTTAACACAATTAATCTGGATGCTAAGGGGCGCATGGCAATGCCCTCCCGTTATCGGGAACAGCTCCAGGAGTCTTGTGAAAGGCAGTTGGTGGTCACGGTGGATCGTGAGCGCCACTTGCTGCTGTATCCGCTACCCGAGTGGGAGCGTGTTGAGCGCAAGCTGCTTGAACTACCTACTTTCGATCCAAAAGCGCGCCGCTTGCAGCGTTTGATTATGGGCCATGCAACGGATTGTGAAATGGATGGCAGTGGCCGTATTTTGCTGCCGTCGCCGTTGCGGGAGTTTGCTGCCATTGAGAAGAAAATTGTGATGATTGGGCAGGGTAATAAGTTCGAAATATGGGATGAGGGACGCTGGAATGCGCTCTGCTCATCCTATCTGGAAGAGGATGATGATGAGAGTATTAACTTGGCAAGCTGGGGCGGTCTGTCACTCTAA